In one Dermochelys coriacea isolate rDerCor1 chromosome 20, rDerCor1.pri.v4, whole genome shotgun sequence genomic region, the following are encoded:
- the UBL5 gene encoding ubiquitin-like protein 5 → MIEVVCNDRLGKKVRVKCNTEDTIGDLKKLIAAQTGTRWDKIVLKKWYTIFKDHVSLGDYEIHDGMNLELYYQ, encoded by the exons ATGATCGAAGTTGTCTGCAACGACCGGCTGGGCAAGAAAGTGCGCGTGAAATGCAA CACTGAGGACACGATCGGCGACCTGAAGAAACTCATCGCGGCTCAGACTGGGACCCGGTGGGACAAAATTGTGCTGAAGAAATG GTACACAATTTTCAAGGACCATGTATCACTGGGAGACT ATGAAATCCATGATGGCATGAACCTGGAGTTATATTATCAGTAG
- the FBXL12 gene encoding F-box/LRR-repeat protein 12 isoform X2, with the protein MLPAWGEARGVRGAGGRGRGGGKTQARPLSPYLPPRSLPVSPAESEAETDPEAEVFCQRPEVSVAGAGLTRKRKCLVMAAAAGLGALPDSLLLEILRLLPLRERLRGARVCRRWRRLVQDKMLWRHVDLMPYKISSRILWHLLKQYLCNSLRILKVRGALYSMRKLEFLSPALFQALGKQCPSLHHLCLTQADLRRLPYDCIPSSLKSMKLSWCEIPALWFQRSASPETPRVLPQLQHLMIHNVSAFSDQHLLNISSQTSLRTLTLSETYRLTDAGIQRAAPYLEDLERLVLHKCVITDAAVHVIGRHMKQLRSLEFSNTCSITDAGLACLAALKCLETLRLESRFKLSPDAIVAVCQALPQLRNLNLDGIDFEDQEIHKIQVKVVQEAFRSNNKPGRH; encoded by the exons ATGCTGCCGGCCTGGGGGGAGGCGAGAGGcgtgaggggggcggggggcagaggccGCGGGGGGGGGAAGACCCAGGCCCGCCCCCTCTCCCCGTACCTACCGCCGCGGTCGCTGCCCGTCAGTCCCGCGGAGAGCGAGGCCGAGACTGACCCGGAAGCGGAAGTGTTCTGCCAGCGGCCGGAAGTCAGTGTGGCCGGGGCCGGGCTGACCCGGAAGCGGAAGTGTCTGGTGATGGCGGCGGCCGCGGGCCTGGGGGCGCTGCCcgactccctgctgctggagatcCTGCGGCTGCTGCCGCTGCGCGAGCGGCTGCGCGGGGCCAG GGTCTGCAGACGCTGGCGTAGGCTGGTACAGGACAAGATGCTCTGGAGACATGTGGATTTAATGCCCTACAAG ATCAGCTCCAGGATCCTGTGGCACCTGCTAAAGCAGTACCTGTGCAATAGCCTGAGGATACTGAAAGTGAGAGGAGCTCTCTACTCAATGAGAAAGCTTGAGTTCCTTTCCCCGGCGCTGTTCCAGGCACTCGGGAAGCAGTGTCCCAGCCTCCATCACCTGTGCCTGACCCAGGCTGACCTCCGTCGGCTCCCATATGACTGTATACCATCTTCTCTAAAGAGCATGAAGCTGAGCTGGTGTGAGATCCCTGCTCTGTGGTTCCAAAGATCTGCATCTCCAGAGACTCCCAGAGTCCTGCCACAACTACAGCATCTCATGATCCATAACGTCTCTGCCTTTTCTGATCAGCATCTGCTTAACATCTCATCTCAGACCAGCCTAAGGACACTGACCCTCTCTGAAACCTACCGGCTGACAGACGCTGGGATTCAGAGAGCAGCCCCATATCTGGAGGACCTGGAACGCTTGGTTCTGCACAAATGTGTCATTACAGATGCTGCTGTTCACGTCATCGGGCGTCACATGAAACAGCTCCGCTCTTTGGAATTCAGCAATACTTGTTCCATAACAGATGCAGGCCTGGCTTGTTTAGCAGCCTTGAAGTGCTTGGAAACCCTCCGCCTCGAGTCTAGATTTAAGCTTTCCCCTGATGCCATTGTTGCTGTGTGCCAGGCACTCCCCCAGTTAAGGAATCTCAATTTAGATGGGATTGACTTTGAAGACCAGGAAATACATAAAATTCAG gtAAAGGTTGTGCAAGAAGCTTTCAGGTCAAACAACAAACCGGGAAGGCACTGA
- the FBXL12 gene encoding F-box/LRR-repeat protein 12 isoform X1, with the protein MLPAWGEARGVRGAGGRGRGGGKTQARPLSPYLPPRSLPVSPAESEAETDPEAEVFCQRPEVSVAGAGLTRKRKCLVMAAAAGLGALPDSLLLEILRLLPLRERLRGARVCRRWRRLVQDKMLWRHVDLMPYKISSRILWHLLKQYLCNSLRILKVRGALYSMRKLEFLSPALFQALGKQCPSLHHLCLTQADLRRLPYDCIPSSLKSMKLSWCEIPALWFQRSASPETPRVLPQLQHLMIHNVSAFSDQHLLNISSQTSLRTLTLSETYRLTDAGIQRAAPYLEDLERLVLHKCVITDAAVHVIGRHMKQLRSLEFSNTCSITDAGLACLAALKCLETLRLESRFKLSPDAIVAVCQALPQLRNLNLDGIDFEDQEIHKIQAMETLSCILLLKVTEAERKWLLHASGYC; encoded by the exons ATGCTGCCGGCCTGGGGGGAGGCGAGAGGcgtgaggggggcggggggcagaggccGCGGGGGGGGGAAGACCCAGGCCCGCCCCCTCTCCCCGTACCTACCGCCGCGGTCGCTGCCCGTCAGTCCCGCGGAGAGCGAGGCCGAGACTGACCCGGAAGCGGAAGTGTTCTGCCAGCGGCCGGAAGTCAGTGTGGCCGGGGCCGGGCTGACCCGGAAGCGGAAGTGTCTGGTGATGGCGGCGGCCGCGGGCCTGGGGGCGCTGCCcgactccctgctgctggagatcCTGCGGCTGCTGCCGCTGCGCGAGCGGCTGCGCGGGGCCAG GGTCTGCAGACGCTGGCGTAGGCTGGTACAGGACAAGATGCTCTGGAGACATGTGGATTTAATGCCCTACAAG ATCAGCTCCAGGATCCTGTGGCACCTGCTAAAGCAGTACCTGTGCAATAGCCTGAGGATACTGAAAGTGAGAGGAGCTCTCTACTCAATGAGAAAGCTTGAGTTCCTTTCCCCGGCGCTGTTCCAGGCACTCGGGAAGCAGTGTCCCAGCCTCCATCACCTGTGCCTGACCCAGGCTGACCTCCGTCGGCTCCCATATGACTGTATACCATCTTCTCTAAAGAGCATGAAGCTGAGCTGGTGTGAGATCCCTGCTCTGTGGTTCCAAAGATCTGCATCTCCAGAGACTCCCAGAGTCCTGCCACAACTACAGCATCTCATGATCCATAACGTCTCTGCCTTTTCTGATCAGCATCTGCTTAACATCTCATCTCAGACCAGCCTAAGGACACTGACCCTCTCTGAAACCTACCGGCTGACAGACGCTGGGATTCAGAGAGCAGCCCCATATCTGGAGGACCTGGAACGCTTGGTTCTGCACAAATGTGTCATTACAGATGCTGCTGTTCACGTCATCGGGCGTCACATGAAACAGCTCCGCTCTTTGGAATTCAGCAATACTTGTTCCATAACAGATGCAGGCCTGGCTTGTTTAGCAGCCTTGAAGTGCTTGGAAACCCTCCGCCTCGAGTCTAGATTTAAGCTTTCCCCTGATGCCATTGTTGCTGTGTGCCAGGCACTCCCCCAGTTAAGGAATCTCAATTTAGATGGGATTGACTTTGAAGACCAGGAAATACATAAAATTCAG GCAATGGAGACTTTATCGTGTATCTTGCTCCTGAAGGTAACGGAGGCAGAAAGGAAATGGCTCCTGCATGCGTCTGGCTACTGTTAG